The Venturia canescens isolate UGA chromosome 7, ASM1945775v1, whole genome shotgun sequence genome segment CGTTCCTGGaacgagaaaataatattCGGTCAAGCGACGAATCacgaattttcgaataaaaattacgAAGACTATGAGAGAACGAGCGTTTTACCTGAGCGCGGCTTGAGCAAGTACGACAATTCTTCCTGACTGGAAACTTGTTGAAATTCCTCGCCGCATGCACCCCGCAAAACCGCAACGACTTCGGCACGGGGATTGTAAAAGTAGAGAGCTTGCTTTCGGTTGTTGAACTCGTTTATCAGCGCAGCCATTccctgaaaaatatttcaagtttTCTCAGGCTCATGCACATTCTGAATCTCCTTTTTGTCAAATCATCCCCCACAATCTAGTTTTTTAAAGTAACACGAATATTTTCTCAAGCTTTGTAAATTTTGTGCGAGGAATAGCAATTTCTGAATTAACATTAAAacatacgacgctgaagtttccaacgttcgagttcaacgaaatgaacgaaaaaaaacatttgtaattcaccaattttttatttcacgagtcgttggtgcagcttgaaaaactgcgaatcgcaaatttggcagggaacaaaataggagaattactggaattattggagagtttttttcgatcatttcgttggactccaacgttggaaacttcagcatcattaAAACATGATCTTCATGAAAATTACTTTCGCCGCCGTGAAATCAGCGCCCAGAACATATCGACAATCAACGACAACCGGCAATTGACTAGAACCCTCTCGAACGCCCGCGTGACCAACGAATTGTTTGATGAAATCGACGGCCGGAAAGTACAGGCTGTTACCGGGAGTGACCAAGAGATAATCCGTCCCGGAATCGGTctgaaaataattcacaagTTAGCGTCAACGAAGTCACACGAAAGACACGAAGACATTTTTggaattctctacaaaaatagAGCTCCGATCGTCATTCACCGGTCAAACCACTCACGATGCATTTTTCGACGTGCATCGACGGCCTCGCCGACGGATACAACAGGAATATCAGATTCACTCCTACTCCAATGAGAATACCGTACTCAACGCCGATAATGAGACACAGGAAAAATGTCGCGAACATCGGGATGAGATCTTTCTTACTCGATTTCCACATCAGTTTTACCACTTCGTACTCGATCATGTATATCACCGCACATATTATAACGGCTGCGAGAGATGCTGGGAATCATAATTTTACAAGGAATTAAAATAATGCTGAAAATCACGTTTCCACGCTGAGTTTGAGAGAGATTTTGTTATAAAATGCAGTGGCGAATGACAGAATATTTGAGAAAGTGGAGAGAATTTTGGCACGGTTGGGAACTTTTGTGAATCTGTGATCGTGTGagttttgatttttcgataattatttGAGGAAATTTAATGAAgctaaaaatttgagaactttTTGATTTATTGTGAGAAATTTCATGCAGAATTGCGAGCAAAAGAGAATTTTAATTCCGCCGATAAATTTTACTTCATTTTAAGATATTCTTTAATTTTGCAGACCATTAAATGTTATTGCACGAACCGGGGAGACTCTCCGAGCACGAAAAGACGACGAAACGTGGCGAATTTACTGGACGGATCGAGGAAAGAGGCGGAACGAACCTTTGGGAATGAAGTAAAAGTACGGAGTGAGAAGACTCAGAGCCAAAAGTATGAGTGCGCCGGTATAAAGTCCGCCCATGGGGGTCCTGACGCCACTGGCATGATTGACGGCCGAGCGGCTGAAGCTTCCGGTGACGGGCATCGAGTTGGCGCAGGATCCTAGAACGTTGCAGATCCCAAGGCACAAGAGTTCTTGTGTAGCATCGACGCTTTCGCCGTTGGCGAAGGCTTTGGCGATGGCGACGTTGCCCAGGACGCCGATTATCGGAACGAGCAGGATCGCGGGTCCGAGCTCGGAGCACATTTCGACAAAGTTCAACGTCCGATTGTTCATTTGAGTGGAGAATGGGGGCAAACCGAACGTCGGGAGTCCTGATCTCACGGTACCGGTGAGCACGAACGGTGACCCACCAGATTGCTCCATTTTGTAAGCGAGCGTCGAGCAGGCCACGACGATTATGGCGTTACGGGCGGTCGATATCAGCCAGATGAGTTTGCTCACGAGCAGCTGAGATTTCGTCGGCTTCGCCGCCTCGTCGGAGCATAATTTCACGTCTTTCATTCTCTGCGAACAAATTTCACCGTCGTTTCATCGCAAAGTATTCTTTTACAAGATTAATCTTAATTTTACAGCTACAAAACAGAATCTTCCCCATGGAAAAAGTGCAGAAGCCACGAGAATTCGAATTCCGAAGGATCTTTCATTCGAATTGACAGACTCAATAGCAATTGGTACAAAATCCTCACAGTTGGCCTCGTCGGAAGGAGAGTTGCTCAACAGAGATCAGAGCCCGACCTCGAAACAGCGCTTGccaagaaaaaagcatcgatcACTCGTGACCTTTGAACTGGAAAATCTTGGGAGCCTCGAAGAAGGAGagcaaacgaaaataaaaagggtCTCACCCTGAGCAGCAGAAGGAGGATGATGCACGTCGCGCTCATGCCAGCGTCGCACGGCGACGTGCTGCCAATGTTCTGTACGACTTTGGTAATGGTGTCGACGAAACCGGACGACGATATCTTCAGGCCTAACAGGCCCTTCAATTGAGACGCGACGATTATTACCGAAGTCGCTGATGTGAATCCCACCGTGACCGGTATCGATATAAAATCGATTAGAACGTCtgtggagaaaaatacaaaatgagGAACGAGTCTCCGGGCCGAAGGACGTCGAATCGACACTCGCTGTGCTTCAACTTTTTATAACAACACTCTCTTCGATCgtgataacaaaaaattaccgAGATGTAGACAAGCCATTACGAGCTGCAAGCATCCGGATAGAAATGCTAGGAGAATCGCAAAATCGGGACTTCTCCCTTGTACGTACTCATGAGTCATTATAGCCATCAATGCTGTCGGACCTATTGTGATATCCTTGCAGGAACCAAATACCACGTAAACTATCGCCCCCATAAACGCCGAGTACAGACCATACTGCAAGGGAATTCAGGCAGTTTTGTCAATCAAGTTTTTCTACGGAGAACGTGCCAGTGTCGAAACATCCGACATTTATCGATTACAACAATTCTGAAGctgttgccattttttttaaaaccttGCAAGctgtcaacattttttttagatacGAGAATGAattatggagaaaaaatattcaaatattttattcgatcAATTGGACCGAGTGTTTCGAGGAACGTGAAAATGAGTTACGCGAGTGAAAAGTAATTTTAAAAACGATGCGACTGGTTCGAGCCCCCAATTCGACGGAAAATGAGCCCAATTTTCTCACTGACACACATATTCAATTGCAGACCAGGCTCTTGCTTTTGTCTTGGTGGAAATAATGCTAAATGTGCATTTAGTGAATATTTGGAAACGACGAATGTGcattattaatcattttgaATATTGCACGATAcaaaaaagaatttaaaaaatggaaacgcAAAAGTTTGTGGCTCAAGAAGTTGAGTGTTCGattaaaatcacgtttttccatacgatttcacacaaattttcgaataacaAGTTTCGAGAATGTTCTCATTTGAGTATTTACCTGGGGCTCGAGGCCTGCCAAAATGGCATAAGCGAGTCCTTGCGGCATGACCGTTAAGCCTACGGTCACACCTGCGATGGCATCACTCACGCATTTCTCCATGTTGTATTGTGGCAGCCATCGCCAAATCGGCAGTCTTTTTTCCAGCAATTTTTTGCATCTGTTGTAGCCCGAGGATCCGAGACGTTTTCGtcggtttttttctttttcctcgctcACCATTTTCGCTAGTATCtgaagatgaaaataaaaagaatttttatttcgtccgCCGTTCACTCCGCTCGCTATACGACTCGGGATTCTCAATTTAAAATAATCGTTTCGATCGACCGTCGCTAGGTGGCGAGTCGCGGCGGGCGCTCGCGGTAACGCAGCGTTTCGTCGAGTGCTTCTTTAACCGATCTCGGAGCTCGGAACTTTGTATTTTTACAAGCTTCAAAAAGCAGATGTTAAACTCGATAATTTGGagtgtaaataaaaatttcttcgatattttacatatttttattaatcagtATCGTAATTACTCGTATTCAAATTGAATCTCGTCTCGTCTCTCCCCGATAATGAGTGATTTCGAGCCCACCCTCGATACCGAGCCACTATTTATACCCCCGAAATAATAACAATCATTTGCATGGTTCAATCTACAGAGACAAACTGAAAACAAATGATCTCCGGTCCAATCCTTTATATACCCAATTCCCTACGCTCCACGAGTGTGGTTTCATCGAGAAAAAGTTTCTTCGACCTCCGCAGTGTCtctttttatattattattatcttcGGTTTCTTTTATCCTTCGATCCTGAAAAACACGTGGTTTTGAGACGTAGGAGTTTAACGTGTGAACGGAAACGTGACGTGTCGCAGgctcttgaaaaaagaaaaaattatttcaagttGTCACGTCACCTCAAAAAggaataatcatgtttatCGATTTCTGATAATGTTTATTTTCTATGCTACGATTCTCGAAACGGACGACCAAAATCCTCATTCTTCTGCGTGGAACTTTGTCGTATTTCGTGTGCaactgaaaattgaaattttataaatggaCAGAAAATTATTTGAGTTATTGCGTAAaatgtaaattttcctgatgcCTCGGTAAGTGCAAGCATGAAACTAAATTATTTGGTCTCGATATCGTGAATTTGGAATTCCCATTGAAAGATTGCCCACTGTTACATAATAGTGCAGTtggaattcaaaataaaaagagtgTAGCGCTCTGCCGAGACTACACCGAAGCGTTCACGAACTCTCGACAgctattttcatcatttttctttcaagttACAATTCCATTTAAATTGATATCAAAGTTTATCCTTCTCTGAATTTCTATTTGTCGTATTAAGCATTTTTGTCATAATAATTTCGTTCTTCGTGTCACATTGTCTTCACACTGAACGGTGATTGGAACctacaattttttatcgcttatttttttcttgtcctTTATCATCGTAAATAGCCTTCGATTGTCTCTAATAAACCGTTGTGCGAATTGCGTAACGAGTAACGAGTGAAATTCACGATTCAAGGCCATGTTTCAATAAACTTGAAAGTATTTAAATACGAATCTCAATGTAATCGACTCTGATTTCGACGGAgcaatgacttttttccgTTATTCACCCCTTAATATAACGAATAATCGTAATGTTATAAAACGCTCGATAATTACGACGAAGATTTTGCTCTCATCTCGCGGGTTCACTGGTTTGCACAAAAGTAGGCTTGCACGAGCTACTTTCTCCCTTCGCGTATATTATTTATACCTTTCAACGTATTCACCATATAAAACTGGAATTTGAAATGCTGATGacttatttttgaaaaatctttcgagtcTCAATAGTGAgagctttaaaaaaaattggtcatttttttttttcgaaatttaaaaGAATCTCGAGCACTCGTTGCATTATTACCTTTTGGGAGGATTGTTTTATCactagaaaatattttcttgaataaaaattattattgcatacgaaaaaaaatgtatttagcCCACTGTGGAATACTTGGAAAAGAGAACTTAGTTCAggaggtaattttttcaacattctttCGTTGAAACATGAGCTCTTTCTTCGGGTCAAATAACAATATCGATCGTTGGACAATTACTATAATAGGAaatatcatgaatttcgaTCATTCATCGTTTACGATGATAAGTAATGTCggttgcttttttttatttaattttatttcttaaaACTTCTTTGAACAGCTGCACTAgtagtttttttctctgtgtGCGAACCAGTCCCTGCATGAAGTCGAGAAAGGGTGGGTAAGAAGTGTAAGAGAAAAAACCAGCTTACTATGGACGGAAGTACCGACTTACTGACGTCACtgcattttattattattgtatttttattcaaattacgAAGAAAAACAACGTAATcacaatatataaattcagCACATACGGAAAGGAAAGAGAATCCTTGAAAGAATAAGGACCGTAATTTGCGACAGCAAAGAAACTGCCGGCTGGTTGGGCCAACCACCGTTGACTGATGTATACGAGAATTTCTCCGGTGCCAGCGATCCCTACTTAGCTTTACATTCCTGCCGTTAGTGTTGGCCGTGGCGCTAGTTTACGGTCACTGAGCTATCCTACCCTTTTTACCCCCACTAATATTCTCGAAGTGTACTTTCGATTAAACGATTAATCGACGGCACCTGTAAAATTGTGTACGTGTATTCCTATATATAAATGGCAATTgtgagaaatttccaagtttatCATTCGATTGGATTTTGGGCGAGATTCATCTAGGGACTCTGTTTAAAAGTGCGTGAAAGTTAGTTGAACAACAAACGAAAACATTTATACGTTGTTCATTGAACATGAAATTAATCGTTCTTTTCTCATACTtcaatgcaattttttcataagaaaATTTAGGAGAATGACAATTTTTATAGTGATTGAATTAATCGCTCAACCGGCATACAGCGCCAACTTGCTGCGCTTGCGCACAGCTCGACAAAGACCGGTCATCGAGCGCGCTCTTCCTAGGCGCGATAAGCCAAACAAATCACAAAATTCCTTCGCGGTATCGGGTTGaaacaaagagagaaaaaaaacaacgatacGCAGTGTGGCTGGCGCATTAGCCGGTCGTTCGTTGTTTTACTACGTGCCGTGGTACGTATCATCTTAACAATTATTTAACAAAGTTGTCGTGTATAGTTCGAGGCGGATAAGGATCCCGAATCAACAAAAACATTGCACGTTCTTTCCTCacctcgaaatttattattaactTCAGAGCATGTCCAAATTACGCGATgtcaaaaagaaaagaaaaagaaaattggaaaaattacaaTTGCCTGATAACCCTCGAGTTAATCAAGATGATGTACGTTATTTTGTCCTGATCGCATGCTTGTTAAATACTATTAAAACATGCGTGTCTTTATTTTACGCGATTGCGTCGTGTGCGATGACCTTCAGCGGCGTTTTTCGATTcaaccgattttttttattcgttccgcCTCGTCCAGAAAACCAAAAGATGGTTTCGAACGAACGAAATTCCGCGTGCAACAACGAAGTCGTCGGGGCAGAGAACTTGATTACCAAATTTCATAGTATGAATTGGCTCAAGAGTCCGGCCATTCCGTATGTTCGGCttatcatgtttttttcttatcactCACAAACTAATCTGTTCAGTTAGCAATATTCTGTTATCATTTTGACAGCTCATTTTGCCCAGAGGCGTAATAGTACCATTCTGAAACTGAAATTCTTCGTTTCCCACAGGCATCGCATAATCTCTCACGAAGAAATGGCTAATGGTAGAAAAGGAAAAGCACGTGGAAGGAATCGGACAGCTCAACAGAATAGATCACTCTCGGATAATGATCCGGGATCATCCAATACCGTCTGGAACGGTAACAAAAAACTTGGAGAAAGCTTGTTTCGCAAAGCGAATGCTGCTACTACGACTGAGGCTGAATCTGATGAAGATATGAAGAAGGCTATGGAAGAAAGCAGGAAGTTATATGAGGAAAATAATCGGAAGATTGCAAATCTTACTATTGCGGACGATGACGATATCGACAGAAAGTCGGATGACGATGGGTTTTGGTAAGAAATTGGAATCATTTagaattttgacattttatACGCTGTGTTTTacattaatttttcaagttattAATCACTTGATTTTTGcaattgtacaattttttaaacactCATTTTAACACAATATGGTGAGTTTCGATACTCGCTATCTATATATCTGggtatttgtttttctttgtaattctcataataaataaagaaacaaatataaatttgaaatctgtagttttttttgttattttgcaATTACctcaaattgttatttttacttttgcaACGCGTTCGTTTTTCACTAACTTGTCATATTTACAAATCTGGGCATTCGAATTGTTcacaattcattattttatgatttgtgacatttcaaattttaacaaattcaCAATCTTCAGATTTCCTTGTACctattttttttacgtatATGTCAAATTTGCGAAGCCCAATTTTCGAAACGCTATTGTCCAACAactaatttgtttttctttattcaggACCAAGAAGCAAAGTAATTTGCCAGATCCAGAACCAGAAGAATCTGCAAAACCATCCGATACGAACAATAACGCATCCGCGAAAACCGTGATTGAAATACACAACCCTCCTCCGGGACGATCGATTACTGCGAGAAAATCTAGCTTCGTTGGAGGGagcgtcaaaaaaatcgaggaggcGACCTGCAGCAGGAATGGAATAGAGTCCAGGGGACGCGGAAGAGCGAATACGAGCAGTTCCGAGACAGCGAGAGGAGGGATCCAGAAATTTGCGACAATCGGTCGAGGTTCGCAAATCAGCGAACCACATTCGAGTATGAATCAGCAAAAAGAAAGATTTCAGAGTACCCTGAACTCCACCAATTCGGAAGAACCAGAAAATTGCAATTCTCATCGTAATGAATTCAGGCCGCAAAATAATCACGCAACAAACAGGTACAGTCAACCCAAGGAATATCCGTACAATCCGAGACGAGAAAATAATACGAGATATCGTTACGTCAAAGGACAGTCGCGAGTTGAGCGAGAAAGTGAGGAAAATCTGTCCAAAAACGACAATGAGATCGAAGCTATCCCAGAGAAATTTTCGTCATCCCACGAACGTTTGGAATCCCGGAAATCCAATCACGATGTTTCAGATAAAAATTTGCACAGAGAAGAACAACCTCCACAATTGAGAATTTTACAAAAGAGTGAAAACTCCGAAGCCTGTGAAAACGCTCTCAAACAATCGGAGAAACTTCGTTTGCAAGGATTCAGATCGAGATTGAACGGACCACGTCCCGACGACGAAGACATTCCATCAACGTCAAAACCAGAAGTTACCATTGCGACCAGTGTCGTTGACAATCTTGCAGAAAAATCGGCACCTCCTAAAAGTTTCACGCCAATGCACAATCCTCCTCCGGGATTCGTTGAAAATCAACCTTATTACCATCAGAACGAACCTCCCAGTAGCTATATAGCTGCCCGCCAAAGCTCGCAACCGTTGTATGATAACTTGGCTCATTACGATCCTTTGCTTTATCGACTTCTTCTGCAAAAACAGAGAGAAGATTATCTTTCGTCTCCGCAACGCCAAGTTTTCGAGAGTTACAAGAATTATCAGCCGGAGGAAGCACAAGAAGCAGCGGTACAAACTCCAATACCGGAAGAGCCCAGTTTCGTTTATACATTCCCCGCGCCATCGGATTATGTGATATTACACTCGCCTCATGATCCAGAAAATCCACTTTTCGTGCACCGGAGTCAACTAGGATTGATCAATCAGTTACCGGGAGAAGGTTACTATTGCCCTGAACGTGCTATGATCGCCGAAAATTCTTCGCCGAGCAACATTGTTTTTGTCGATAGCAGGCCAAACATTCAAATGGCAAACGAATCAGCAACGCTACGCGGTACCGCACCATCTCATCGTACTCGAATTCCGATTTTACAGACTCAGAACCTAAGTTTTCAGGCAGCACAGTTCCAAGAGCCATCATATGACGTGCCTCGTGACGGTCTCATCCCATCGCAGTGCAGACTTTTATCGAACCACGTGCGAGGACCTCCGGGATATCCGGCGACCCGCCCTGCTGTGCCGGCTAACATGATCCCACGAATCGTAACGACGCCTCGTGGTTTGGAACCAGGCCCTCGCCCgagaaccaattttcatggacAAGTATCACCTCTGATGACCCAATACGACGAAGCTTCGAACTTTGGCAACGAACATTTCGATTATTCACACGGTAGCAATAGAGTTCCGGGACCTTACAGGGCATCTTTCAATCAAGATACTCGTCAGCAGCATCAAACGGGACAACGTTCATATTCAAACGTGGAAGGAAGACGAGAAAAATTTCAGCAACAAACGCGTTAAGAGAACATTTCACTTTTTGAATTTGTCGAAGTTTGCATCCTTGGTAGGGGTCAcaaagtcttttttttttcagtattttaatATCGTCGAGAATTTGAGAGTCTCTCGAAATTTAAACAGCTGCAAATAGAACTCGACGATTAAGCAAAAATGATGGTTCGTGCTGCTTTCCAAAGGTGCAAACTTTGTGAACTTTAACTTCGTTCCTTGTGCCAAAGACTGTACAGGATTTCAaccaaattcatttttcttttcttttcttttcgtttaatttttctCCTCGCCGAAGACGAATTAATGTATACGGCAACGATTTTATACTCCTATATAGAATTCTTAGATcgctatttttctcattcccttGTTAAGAGAGTTTACGTGCAGTTGCGACATGCAAACGCTTAAACTATTGTGGCTCCAGATACTTTGCATTTAAAGtaatattcctttttctcgatgACATTACTATCATTTAccagtttattaatttttctttatgcTTCATTTGAAATTTACGGAATGTTATGAACcatcaattttccaaaaatttttcacacttgcttttttgtttctcattttatttttttctcctgacACTCGTTTCATTACATTTTCCCAAAGTAGAGAGtctgaaaaatgacgaaaattccactttcattgaattatttttttctttttcgttgttaaaaaaacgatttgctTTATATGTTTCGTTAAATGCAATGTGCCTCTTCGTAATAAACAATCGAAATGCGCTCTTCGATGACTATAAAATTAACTGACTCGAAAAGTTAATCAAGTGCctcaatgaaagaaaaattttgtgatTCTACGCACGATAGTGCCACTTTTCCAAAGCTATCCAAGCAATGATCATATCAGAGCAAAACATGCTTCGAGCTTTTGTGATGGAATTTCCACAAAGTGCGTTCACGATTAAAAGAATAAGTCTACGTACTTTTTCGAGCCCAGACCATAAAATGGTCGCGTGATTTGCTTCAGtatataaaatattaataGTTATGTAagagatataaatatattttaacgTGGAGGCATGACGACATTTATCTACGGGAAAATGAATGCTTCTTCGAGTTCGTTGAAAACGGAGCTTTGTGAACGAAAGCTAAGAAAAACGACGtgtattattttcttttttatataaataaaacctctACCAAATCGAGAGCAGCGTTTGttgtggaaaatttttatgagaatGTCAGGAGTTTGGTTTTATGATTGCaggaaatattagaaaaaaatcttgaatagTGTAGATGATTTTTCAAAGGCAAAGATTCATCGAATCTGGCAAAACCATGAATATTGTATACAAAGAAAGTGAAACTTCATTAATTTCAGTACAAAAtattattcatctttttttctaaCACATGAACAATCTTTTAAATCGTCAAAATAATTGTCTTTTAGGGAAAAATATCACGAGGCATTCTGAATTTATCACTGTTCAGAGATCAGTGCTGGAAATGTTTGGCTGTTTAGTCCTGTCGATATTCCTCGAATCGATGCCTTCCGTTACTGCATTGAGCTTGGGAGTCGTTCCAATTTGTCTCAGTATTGTCAATAATTCCAAATCCGAGTGTGCTGTCAATATCGGATCTTTCACGAGCTTTTGCAAGTTCTGTGAGAGTTGATTGGTCGGATTGAAAAGAATGAGATAGCCATTTTCCTTGGTCAAATCGTCGATAACTTCGCTGAGACCCTGTGAAAAAAAGCTCAAATTGAAAACCGttgactggaaatattttttgcgtCCAAAAAGCAAAACTTGGTTTTCTCACTTGCAATGCTGTAAAGTCAATCTTATCAATGTGTTTACAGTCCAACACTATTTTTGGTGGATCGACTAAGTTTTTTAGATTGTTTCGAGGCTTGTCGAACAAGCTTTTCGTCACTCGGGTTTTAAGGTAACTCACTGCCGGAAATTGCAGACCACCACTTGGTCTGACCAAAACGTAACATGCTGCAGCTGTCTGAAAAGGGTGGTTGAACGACAAAAAGTTACAAAGAATGTCAATAATCCAGAAAACTGCttaattcttcatttctttttacAGGAGGATGTCAAAGCAACGATTTCTCACGTATCGGTCTTCGATATGGATTTTTGGTCGGGCACTGAAATACGCCAGAATTCCAATGTCCACGGCCACTCCGATGAGAATACCCAACTCGACAGAAGCGAAAAGGCAGGCGAGGAAAGTCACCAGAGCAGGTAGAAGATCTCGTTCTATCCGTTAAACAAAATCgacagaaaaaaagtcatcgatTGTTGTTAATTGTCGGAAGTTCCTGAGCcttgattttatttattttggcaAAAGTGGTGAAATTgacgataatttgaaaaatactctttggatgcttattttgaaagttttttgtatttttttcaacctttttcttcgttttatacattttttatcgtcTACATTCGTTTTGGTCATACGACATCGTCTTCGctaagaaaaaacgaagaataatCGATCGTTAATATCACAAACGGGAAACATTTTATGGTGAAGACAAAATTTGGAGAGTTTTTGACTCGTTTTAAGGTTTCAATTCAGCAAAATATTTGAACAATCTGCCTCGTCTCGAGTGCTCACTGCATCGAAACTTTATACTCACTAGAACTTCTCCATAGGGGCTGAAGAATACTGAATTCGACCATAAATACAACAGCGCATATTATAACCGAGCTCAATGTTGCTCGTGGAATGTAATAGAAATAAGGAGTGAGGAAGGTCAGCGCCAACATGACCAGAAGACCTGTAAAGTGCCGCATAAATTAGGACTCTCGAAGACCAATCGTGGGATGGAAATGCTCAGGATTCTGAAAAGACGGCTGAGACCTGTGTAAAGCCCGCCCATAGGCGTTCTGACACCCGATGCATTGCTGACGGCGCTTCTGGAAAAAGATCCTGAAACTGGCATCGAGCGGAAGAACGATCCAACAACGTTGCAGAGACCCAAAGTTAGCATTTCTTGTGTTGCGTCCATGGTCTGTCCACGTGCTTTAAAAagtgaatgaaaatgagaaaagaatttcgttgcttaaatattttttaaaaatgctgATTCAATGAATGTTTGAAATCAACGCAACTGGAAAATTCGtagaaaaactttttaaaaatgcCCAAATTTATGTTAGTCTGTAATCTAAATTGTTCCTGTTTAAAAACTTACAGAAAGCTTTGGCAATGGCGACGTTCGCAATGAGGGAAATAATAGGCACAACGATTATTCCACTTCCTATGTGTGAAATCATTTCGGGGAAGCTGACGGTGTCGTTTCCGCGGACGAAGGAGAACGGCGGTGATTCCACACTCGGAAAACCTTTTTCCACGTGTCCGGTGAGTAAAAATGGTGCGCCTTCTGGTTGGCAATGTATTTCGTAGTAATACGATATTCCGGCGCTTATAATGACGACAATTGCGTTTCTGCCGATTCCCAACAGCCAGAATAATTTACTCATCATTCGGCTCGATGTTTTCAAATCTTTGAGACTCTGGGAAAA includes the following:
- the LOC122413743 gene encoding uncharacterized protein isoform X3 — protein: MANGRKGKARGRNRTAQQNRSLSDNDPGSSNTVWNGNKKLGESLFRKANAATTTEAESDEDMKKAMEESRKLYEENNRKIANLTIADDDDIDRKSDDDGFWTKKQSNLPDPEPEESAKPSDTNNNASAKTVIEIHNPPPGRSITARKSSFVGGSVKKIEEATCSRNGIESRGRGRANTSSSETARGGIQKFATIGRGSQISEPHSSMNQQKERFQSTLNSTNSEEPENCNSHRNEFRPQNNHATNRYSQPKEYPYNPRRENNTRYRYVKGQSRVERESEENLSKNDNEIEAIPEKFSSSHERLESRKSNHDVSDKNLHREEQPPQLRILQKSENSEACENALKQSEKLRLQGFRSRLNGPRPDDEDIPSTSKPEVTIATSVVDNLAEKSAPPKSFTPMHNPPPGFVENQPYYHQNEPPSSYIAARQSSQPLYDNLAHYDPLLYRLLLQKQREDYLSSPQRQVFESYKNYQPEEAQEAAVQTPIPEEPSFVYTFPAPSDYVILHSPHDPENPLFVHRSQLGLINQLPGEGYYCPERAMIAENSSPSNIVFVDSRPNIQMANESATLRGTAPSHRTRIPILQTQNLSFQAAQFQEPSYDVPRDGLIPSQCRLLSNHVRGPPGYPATRPAVPANMIPRIVTTPRGLEPGPRPRTNFHGQVSPLMTQYDEASNFGNEHFDYSHGSNRVPGPYRASFNQDTRQQHQTGQRSYSNVEGRREKFQQQTR